The following proteins are encoded in a genomic region of Cryptomeria japonica chromosome 11, Sugi_1.0, whole genome shotgun sequence:
- the LOC131040112 gene encoding pentatricopeptide repeat-containing protein At3g12770 isoform X1, producing MASFHGMALQERSRVFRLFNKCSFSSNQEPMLKTQVGVHETSFSMDHDICASFLQECANTRSLAEGKQFHAQMLVTATEQSSILATKLVNLYAMWGCFREAQIAFQSIPKLNPYSCNAMIRGYVKHGFCHEAIELFQQMEKEGVPGDNFTFPFILKACTEISNLKQGIEVHNAVIRFGFASNAFVANSLIDMYGKCGDIKDARQVFDKMSHRNVVSWTSMITGYAQRQLMDESLKLFRQMQVEGVEPNSLTATTILPVCGQLRSLQCGKGIHCYMVKKGFEEDVFAGSALVDMYAKCGEVYDARYVFDNMPNRNVVSWNGMIAGYAQNEYVNEAVELFSVMQHAGIKLNSIAIISVLPAFARLGFLKQGKEIHSCILKNAFEFNVFASNGLIDMYAKCGTLKFARHVFDKMPDRDVGSWTAMIAGYGMHGHGEAALKLYNQMQHSGINPNEITFTAILTACSHAGLVHEGWKLFDSINQQYPSLLHEKHCACMVDLLGRAGLLDEAWDFVKNMPFKPGKNVWGTLLAACRVNHNIILGEYVAEKFLELEPDNVGFYVLLSNMYAEAGRWEDAENVRAIMKQKGLKKSPGCSWIEMGNKVHTFQVEDKSHPQSAEIYAMLETLSRQMKAAGFVPDTSFVFHNVDEEEKEYILCGHSEKLAIAFGLINTLPGTTIRVNKNLRVCGDCHAATKFISKLVNREIVVRDSYRFHHFRDGNCSCRDYW from the coding sequence ATGGCTTCCTTTCATGGCATGGCATTACAAGAACGTTCCAGGGTTTTTAGGCTTTTTAACAAATGTTCCTTCTCATCTAATCAAGAACCCATGTTAAAAACACAAGTGGGTGTGCACGAAACATCATTTTCAATGGATCATGACATCTGCGCTTCTTTCCTGCAGGAGTGTGCCAATACCAGAAGTCTGGCAGAAGGCAAGCAATTCCATGCTCAGATGCTTGTAACAGCTACAGAACAATCTTCGATTTTAGCTACCAAGCTTGTTAACTTGTATGCCATGTGGGGATGCTTCAGGGAAGCTCAGATAGCTTTTCAGAGCATACCAAAGTTAAATCCTTACTCTTGCAATGCCATGATTAGAGGATATGTCAAGCACGGATTCTGTCACGAAGCTATCGAGCTGTTTCAACAAATGGAAAAGGAAGGTGTACCTGGAGACAATTTTACGTTCCCTTTTATTCTGAAGGCATGCACGGAAATTTCGAATTTGAAGCAGGGAATCGAGGTACATAATGCTGTAATTAGGTTTGGCTTTGCTTCTAATGCTTTTGTTGCAAATAGTCTTATAGATATGTACGGCAAATGTGGCGATATTAAGGATGcacgccaagtgtttgacaaaatgtctcacaggaatgtggtttcctggactagTATGATTACAGGTTATGCGCAGCGGCAGCTGATGGATGAGTCATTGAAGCTTTTTCGCCAAATGCAGGTGGAAGGTGTTGAACCCAATTCGTTAACTGCGACAACCATTCTCCCAGTTTGTGGCCAATTAAGATCTCTACAATGCGGTAAAGGGATTCACTGTTATATGGTGAAGAAGGGATTTGAGGAGGATGTCTTTGCCGGGAGTGCTCTTGTGGATATGTATGCTAAATGTGGGGAAGTATATGATGCACGTTATGTGTTTGACAACATGCCTAATAGAAATGTGGTTTCGTGGAATGGGATGATTGCAGGTTATGCCCAGAATGAGTATGTCAATGAAGCAGTGGAACTCTTTAGTGTAATGCAACATGCAGGGATTAAACTCAATTCAATTGCTATTATTAGTGTTCTTCCAGCCTTTGCCCGTTTAGGTTTCCTGAAGCAGGGCAAGGAAATACACAGTTGTATATTAAAAAATGCATTTGAGTTTAACGTTTTTGCTTCCAATGGTCTCATAGACATGTATGCTAAATGTGGTACTTTAAAGTTTGCAAGGCatgtgtttgacaaaatgcctgacAGAGACGTTGGATCTTGGACCGCAATGATTGCAGGCTATGGTATGCATGGTCATGGTGAAGCGGCACTCAAACTCTATAATCAAATGCAACATTCAGGAATAAACCCAAATGAGATTACCTTCACTGCTATTTTAACTGCCTGCAGCCATGCGGGACTTGTACATGAAGGTTGGAAGTTATTTGATTCTATCAATCAGCAGTATCCTAGTCTGCTTCACGAGAAGCACTGTGCATGTATGGTTGATCTTCTTGGCCGTGCAGGGCTCTTAGATGAAGCATGGGATTTTGTGAAAAATATGCCCTTTAAACCTGGAAAGAATGTATGGGGAACCTTGCTTGCTGCATGCAGAGTAAATCACAACATAATTTTGGGAGAATATGTGGCAGAAAAATTCCTTGAGTTGGAGCCAGATAATGTAGGTTTTTATGTATTGCTATCAAACATGTATGCTGAAGCTGGCAGGTGGGAAGATGCAGAAAATGTAAGAGCAATTATGAAACAAAAGGGATTGAAAAAAAGCCCAGGATGCAGCTGGATTGAGATGGGTAATAAGGTTCATACTTTTCAGGTAGAAGACAAATCACATCCTCAATCAGCAGAGATCTATGCCATGTTGGAAACATTGTCTAGGCAGATGAAGGCAGCTGGTTTTGTTCCAGACACTAGCTTTGTATTTCAcaatgtggatgaggaagagaaggAATACATCTTATGTGGGCATAGTGAGAAGCTGGCCATTGCTTTTGGGCTGATAAACACATTGCCTGGAACAACAATCCGTGTCAATAAGAATCTTCGTGTTTGTGGTGACTGTCATGCTGCGACCAAGTTCATCTCGAAGCTTGTCAATCGTGAAATTGTTGTTAGGGACTCATACCGTTTTCATCATTTCAGAGATGGGAACTGCTCTTGTAGGgattattggtga
- the LOC131040112 gene encoding putative pentatricopeptide repeat-containing protein At3g23330 isoform X2 produces MHGNFEFEAGNRGYAQRQLMDESLKLFRQMQVEGVEPNSLTATTILPVCGQLRSLQCGKGIHCYMVKKGFEEDVFAGSALVDMYAKCGEVYDARYVFDNMPNRNVVSWNGMIAGYAQNEYVNEAVELFSVMQHAGIKLNSIAIISVLPAFARLGFLKQGKEIHSCILKNAFEFNVFASNGLIDMYAKCGTLKFARHVFDKMPDRDVGSWTAMIAGYGMHGHGEAALKLYNQMQHSGINPNEITFTAILTACSHAGLVHEGWKLFDSINQQYPSLLHEKHCACMVDLLGRAGLLDEAWDFVKNMPFKPGKNVWGTLLAACRVNHNIILGEYVAEKFLELEPDNVGFYVLLSNMYAEAGRWEDAENVRAIMKQKGLKKSPGCSWIEMGNKVHTFQVEDKSHPQSAEIYAMLETLSRQMKAAGFVPDTSFVFHNVDEEEKEYILCGHSEKLAIAFGLINTLPGTTIRVNKNLRVCGDCHAATKFISKLVNREIVVRDSYRFHHFRDGNCSCRDYW; encoded by the exons ATGCACGGAAATTTCGAATTTGAAGCAGGGAATCGAG GTTATGCGCAGCGGCAGCTGATGGATGAGTCATTGAAGCTTTTTCGCCAAATGCAGGTGGAAGGTGTTGAACCCAATTCGTTAACTGCGACAACCATTCTCCCAGTTTGTGGCCAATTAAGATCTCTACAATGCGGTAAAGGGATTCACTGTTATATGGTGAAGAAGGGATTTGAGGAGGATGTCTTTGCCGGGAGTGCTCTTGTGGATATGTATGCTAAATGTGGGGAAGTATATGATGCACGTTATGTGTTTGACAACATGCCTAATAGAAATGTGGTTTCGTGGAATGGGATGATTGCAGGTTATGCCCAGAATGAGTATGTCAATGAAGCAGTGGAACTCTTTAGTGTAATGCAACATGCAGGGATTAAACTCAATTCAATTGCTATTATTAGTGTTCTTCCAGCCTTTGCCCGTTTAGGTTTCCTGAAGCAGGGCAAGGAAATACACAGTTGTATATTAAAAAATGCATTTGAGTTTAACGTTTTTGCTTCCAATGGTCTCATAGACATGTATGCTAAATGTGGTACTTTAAAGTTTGCAAGGCatgtgtttgacaaaatgcctgacAGAGACGTTGGATCTTGGACCGCAATGATTGCAGGCTATGGTATGCATGGTCATGGTGAAGCGGCACTCAAACTCTATAATCAAATGCAACATTCAGGAATAAACCCAAATGAGATTACCTTCACTGCTATTTTAACTGCCTGCAGCCATGCGGGACTTGTACATGAAGGTTGGAAGTTATTTGATTCTATCAATCAGCAGTATCCTAGTCTGCTTCACGAGAAGCACTGTGCATGTATGGTTGATCTTCTTGGCCGTGCAGGGCTCTTAGATGAAGCATGGGATTTTGTGAAAAATATGCCCTTTAAACCTGGAAAGAATGTATGGGGAACCTTGCTTGCTGCATGCAGAGTAAATCACAACATAATTTTGGGAGAATATGTGGCAGAAAAATTCCTTGAGTTGGAGCCAGATAATGTAGGTTTTTATGTATTGCTATCAAACATGTATGCTGAAGCTGGCAGGTGGGAAGATGCAGAAAATGTAAGAGCAATTATGAAACAAAAGGGATTGAAAAAAAGCCCAGGATGCAGCTGGATTGAGATGGGTAATAAGGTTCATACTTTTCAGGTAGAAGACAAATCACATCCTCAATCAGCAGAGATCTATGCCATGTTGGAAACATTGTCTAGGCAGATGAAGGCAGCTGGTTTTGTTCCAGACACTAGCTTTGTATTTCAcaatgtggatgaggaagagaaggAATACATCTTATGTGGGCATAGTGAGAAGCTGGCCATTGCTTTTGGGCTGATAAACACATTGCCTGGAACAACAATCCGTGTCAATAAGAATCTTCGTGTTTGTGGTGACTGTCATGCTGCGACCAAGTTCATCTCGAAGCTTGTCAATCGTGAAATTGTTGTTAGGGACTCATACCGTTTTCATCATTTCAGAGATGGGAACTGCTCTTGTAGGgattattggtga